In the Solibacillus sp. FSL K6-1523 genome, one interval contains:
- the rplJ gene encoding 50S ribosomal protein L10, with protein sequence MSKAIETKKVQVQEIADKFSAAASVVVVDYRGLTVAQVTELRKQLREAGVEFKVYKNTLSRRAAETVGLEGINEFLTGPNAIAFSKEDVVAPAKIINDFAKKNEALEIKAGIIEGTVASAEDVKALAELPSREGLLSMLLSVLQAPVRNFALATKAVAEQKEEQGA encoded by the coding sequence ATGAGCAAAGCAATCGAAACTAAAAAAGTTCAAGTTCAAGAAATCGCTGATAAATTTTCAGCTGCTGCTTCTGTAGTAGTTGTAGATTACCGTGGTTTAACTGTTGCACAAGTAACTGAATTACGTAAGCAATTACGTGAAGCGGGTGTTGAGTTTAAAGTTTACAAAAATACTTTATCTCGTCGTGCTGCTGAAACTGTTGGTCTTGAGGGAATCAATGAATTTTTAACTGGTCCAAACGCTATCGCATTCTCTAAAGAGGACGTAGTAGCTCCAGCTAAAATCATCAACGATTTCGCTAAGAAAAACGAAGCGCTTGAAATTAAAGCTGGTATCATCGAAGGTACTGTGGCATCTGCTGAAGACGTTAAAGCTCTTGCAGAACTTCCATCACGCGAAGGTCTATTATCAATGCTTTTATCTGTTCTTCAAGCTCCAGTGCGCAACTTCGCACTTGCAACAAAAGCTGTTGCAGAACAAAAAGAAGAGCAAGGCGCGTAA